A DNA window from Pseudomonas sp. GD03919 contains the following coding sequences:
- a CDS encoding magnesium transporter translates to MSSPPHLHLPVLHAARQDYAALNHRLSVREALEDIRTQGLGERIIYFYVIDDEQRLIGVLPSRRLLTAPPDARLNELMDSTVIALPDHATILDACQLLIRHRFLALPVVDEQQRLCGLVDIALLNEENPDLRQRNQADALFETLGFHVTQVGKASPLWAFRLRVPWLLATIASGTLCALLASLYELTLAKSIVLAFFLTLVLGLGESVSMQSMSVTIQALRSVRPNLSWYLRSLRHELPTALLLGSTCGSLVAMIVWLWRGEAWTGLIIGCSILLSLCAACLLGLSVPTLLHALRLDPKIAAGPVTLAVTDLCTLLFYFSLAAWLL, encoded by the coding sequence ATGTCCAGTCCCCCTCACCTGCATCTTCCCGTCCTGCATGCCGCCCGCCAGGACTACGCCGCGCTCAATCACCGACTCAGCGTACGTGAGGCGCTGGAAGACATCCGCACCCAAGGTCTGGGGGAGCGCATCATCTATTTTTATGTAATCGACGATGAGCAGCGCCTGATCGGCGTGCTACCCAGCCGTCGCCTGCTTACCGCACCACCGGACGCCCGGCTGAACGAGCTGATGGACAGCACCGTCATCGCACTGCCCGATCACGCCACCATTCTCGATGCCTGCCAATTGCTGATTCGGCATCGTTTCCTGGCACTGCCTGTGGTGGACGAGCAACAGCGCCTGTGCGGCCTGGTGGATATCGCCCTGCTCAATGAGGAAAACCCGGATCTGCGCCAGCGCAATCAGGCCGATGCACTGTTCGAAACCCTTGGTTTTCACGTTACCCAGGTTGGCAAGGCCTCGCCGCTATGGGCCTTTCGCCTGCGCGTGCCCTGGCTATTGGCGACCATCGCCAGCGGCACCCTCTGCGCCCTGCTGGCCAGCCTCTACGAACTGACCCTGGCCAAGAGCATCGTCCTCGCTTTCTTCCTTACCCTGGTGCTGGGCTTGGGCGAGAGCGTGAGCATGCAGTCGATGTCGGTGACCATCCAGGCGCTGCGCAGCGTCCGCCCCAATCTGAGCTGGTACCTGCGCAGCCTGCGTCATGAACTGCCGACCGCCCTGCTGCTCGGCAGCACCTGCGGCAGTCTGGTGGCGATGATCGTCTGGCTCTGGCGCGGCGAGGCCTGGACCGGACTGATCATCGGCTGCAGCATCCTGCTGTCGCTCTGCGCCGCCTGCCTGCTCGGCCTCAGCGTACCCACGCTGCTGCACGCCCTGAGGCTCGACCCGAAGATCGCAGCAGGGCCGGTGACCCTGGCAGTGACCGACCTGTGCACCTTGCTGTTCTACTTCAGCCTGGCCGCCTGGTTGCTGTGA
- a CDS encoding TraR/DksA family transcriptional regulator, with translation MAHRVVQDALLHDYTTRAEAIRRDLARSHSADFAEQAQQRQNDEVLEALLAEAEQGLLLVHQAQLRLAEGRYGECLCCGEAIEAARLAALPVAEYCLRCAEDREGHSNQAARLK, from the coding sequence ATGGCTCACCGTGTTGTGCAGGATGCGCTGCTGCATGATTACACGACCCGTGCCGAGGCGATTCGGCGCGATCTGGCGCGCAGCCACTCAGCGGATTTCGCCGAGCAGGCGCAGCAGCGGCAGAACGATGAGGTGCTCGAAGCCCTGCTGGCCGAGGCCGAGCAGGGACTGCTGCTGGTGCACCAGGCGCAGCTGCGCCTGGCCGAGGGGCGTTATGGCGAGTGCCTGTGCTGCGGCGAAGCAATCGAGGCGGCGCGTCTGGCCGCGCTGCCGGTGGCCGAATACTGCCTGCGTTGTGCCGAGGATAGGGAGGGTCACAGCAACCAGGCGGCCAGGCTGAAGTAG